Within the Catenulispora sp. GP43 genome, the region CAGGATGATCAGCTGCTCGCGCAGCTCCAGCCCGAGATTCCGGCGCCGGCTCAACCGGTGCAACCGGCGCTGCCAGCCCCGCCTGCGAGCCTGGCGCACGATCAGGAACACCACCAGGCTGGCACCGGCCACCGCCAGCACCCCGAGCGCGGCGTGCCCGGCCCGGGACGGCTGCTCGGCCAGCGGCAGCAGCACGATCGCCGCGGTGTCCGCCACCGCGACCTGGGCGATCATCACCAACGCCGGTGTCGAGGACAGTCCGGCGTCCTGGACCACCGGGAGCACCAGCGCGGCCGAGCTCGACGCGAGCAGCACCGCGTACATCCAGCCGTGCCCCGTCCCGGCCAGCGCGGCGATGCCCAGCCCCGCCGGGACCGCCAGCGCCCCGGTGAAGGCCGCCAGCGCCGCGCCGCGCCCCAGCGCCGGGCGCAGCCGAGCCGACCGGACCGGAACGTGACTGCCCGCGACCAGCATGATCAGGGCGAACCCGGCCTGCGACAGGAACACCAGCACCGGCTCGCTCGGATCCACCCACCCGAACCCCGTGCGGCCGACGACCACCCCGGCCAGGATCTCGCCGACGGCGACCGGGACGGCTCCGTGGCGCACGGCGGCCAGCAGCGGGCCGACCAGGCCGACGGCCAGCACCAGCGCGAGCACGGCCAGGCTCACCTGTTCCTCCTTCGCCGAGGCGTCCTTCCCACAGTGAACACCTCCGGCGCGGACAGTGGTGCGGCGGGGGGCTCACCGGGGCGACGCGGGCTGAGACCGTCCGCCTCTGGCATGACAGGTCCTTCGGCCGTGGCGGCGCCCCCCGGTCACCGGTCATCGTGGGAGAAGCAGGCCGGGCGACCGAGCCGGCCGACGATCATTCTGTGAGACGCCATGACCACCGTCATCGCCCAGGAAATGTGGCGAAACGAACGCGACGTCCTGCACGACCTGGCTGTGTTCGTGACCGAGCACGGCCCCGACGCCGACCATCCC harbors:
- a CDS encoding cation:proton antiporter; protein product: MSLAVLALVLAVGLVGPLLAAVRHGAVPVAVGEILAGVVVGRTGFGWVDPSEPVLVFLSQAGFALIMLVAGSHVPVRSARLRPALGRGAALAAFTGALAVPAGLGIAALAGTGHGWMYAVLLASSSAALVLPVVQDAGLSSTPALVMIAQVAVADTAAIVLLPLAEQPSRAGHAALGVLAVAGASLVVFLIVRQARRRGWQRRLHRLSRRRNLGLELREQLIILFGLAGLAEAVGVSVMLAGFAAGLILAAQGEPRRLARQLFAVADGFLGPVFFVWLGASLQLDDLVRHPRLIGLAGALAAATVAVHAAARLLGQPLPLAVLAGAQLGVPVAAVTIGERAGLLKPGEGAAILAAAVVGLAVTAWAAVIARRDAARREASAPAG